In Blautia wexlerae DSM 19850, a single window of DNA contains:
- a CDS encoding CD1845 family protein codes for MRAIGFILKLLLKIVVAPVILVLTLFVWICVGIVYISGLVLGLISMVIALLGVAVLLTCSLQNGIILLVMAFLISPFGLPLAAIWLLGKVQDLKFLIQDLVYG; via the coding sequence ATGAGGGCAATCGGTTTTATTCTGAAACTGCTGTTGAAGATCGTGGTAGCTCCGGTAATTCTGGTGCTGACCCTGTTTGTATGGATTTGTGTGGGGATCGTCTATATCTCCGGTCTGGTGCTGGGGCTTATCAGCATGGTGATCGCCCTGCTGGGCGTGGCGGTTCTGCTGACCTGTTCCCTGCAAAACGGCATCATCCTGCTGGTGATGGCATTTCTTATTAGTCCGTTTGGTCTGCCGCTGGCAGCTATCTGGCTGCTGGGCAAGGTGCAGGACTTGAAATTTCTCATTCAGGATTTGGTTTATGGATAA
- a CDS encoding relaxase/mobilization nuclease domain-containing protein, translating to MATTRIMPLHIGKGRTESRAISDIIDYVANPQKTDNGKLITGYGCDSRTADAEFLLAKRQYIAATGRVRGADDVIAYHVRQSFKPGEITPEEANRLGVEFAKRFTKGNHAFVVCTHIDKSHIHNHIIWSAVNADCDRKFRNFWGSTRAVRRLSDTICIENGLSIVENPKPHGKSYNKWLGDQAKPSHREQLRVMIDRALEQKPADFDALLKLLSEMGCEVSRRGKAIRLKAPGWKNVARMDDKLGTGYSEAEIRAVLAGEKQHTPRKKSVVQPEPPKVNLLVDIQAKLQAGKGAGYARWAKVFNLKQMAQTVNFLTEHQLLDYAELAEKAAAATAHHNELSAQIKAAEKRMAEIAVLRTHIINYAKTRETYVVYRKAGYSRKFREGHEQEILLHQAAKNAFDEMGVKKLPKVKDLQAEYAKLLEEKKKTYAEYRRSREEMRELLTAKANVDRLLKMDEEQKKEQEKDHGQR from the coding sequence ATGGCAACCACACGCATCATGCCTCTGCATATCGGCAAGGGGCGCACGGAGAGCCGAGCAATCAGCGACATTATTGATTATGTGGCAAATCCGCAAAAGACTGACAACGGAAAACTAATTACCGGCTATGGCTGTGACAGCCGGACTGCTGATGCAGAGTTTCTGTTGGCGAAGCGGCAGTACATCGCCGCCACCGGGCGGGTGCGCGGGGCGGACGATGTGATCGCTTACCATGTGCGCCAATCGTTCAAACCCGGTGAGATTACACCAGAGGAAGCCAACCGCCTGGGCGTGGAGTTTGCCAAGCGGTTTACCAAGGGCAATCACGCCTTTGTGGTCTGTACTCACATAGACAAATCGCACATTCATAATCACATCATCTGGTCGGCGGTCAATGCGGATTGTGACCGGAAGTTCCGTAACTTTTGGGGCAGCACCAGAGCTGTTCGACGTTTAAGTGACACTATTTGTATCGAGAACGGATTGTCCATTGTGGAGAATCCCAAGCCCCACGGAAAAAGCTACAACAAATGGCTGGGCGATCAGGCCAAGCCCTCCCATCGGGAACAGCTGCGTGTGATGATTGACCGGGCGCTGGAGCAGAAACCGGCAGACTTTGATGCGCTGCTGAAGCTGCTTTCGGAAATGGGCTGTGAAGTCTCCCGGCGCGGGAAAGCGATCCGGCTCAAAGCACCCGGCTGGAAGAATGTAGCCCGCATGGATGACAAGCTGGGGACCGGGTACAGTGAAGCGGAAATCCGTGCGGTGCTGGCCGGAGAAAAACAGCACACGCCCCGTAAAAAATCCGTCGTGCAGCCGGAGCCGCCCAAGGTCAATCTGCTGGTGGACATTCAGGCAAAATTACAGGCTGGGAAAGGTGCTGGGTATGCGCGCTGGGCCAAGGTTTTTAACCTGAAACAGATGGCACAGACTGTAAATTTTCTCACCGAACATCAGCTGCTGGACTATGCGGAGCTGGCAGAAAAAGCGGCGGCAGCCACCGCCCACCACAACGAACTGTCGGCGCAGATCAAGGCGGCGGAGAAGCGCATGGCGGAGATTGCCGTACTGCGTACCCATATCATCAACTATGCCAAGACCCGCGAGACCTATGTGGTCTACCGGAAGGCCGGTTACTCCAGAAAATTCCGCGAGGGACATGAGCAGGAAATCCTGCTCCATCAGGCGGCAAAAAATGCCTTTGACGAGATGGGCGTGAAGAAGCTGCCCAAGGTCAAAGACCTGCAAGCCGAGTATGCCAAGCTGCTGGAAGAAAAGAAGAAAACCTATGCCGAGTACCGACGTTCCCGTGAGGAAATGCGGGAACTTCTGACCGCCAAGGCCAATGTGGACCGGCTGCTGAAAATGGACGAGGAACAGAAAAAAGAACAGGAAAAAGACCACGGCCAGCGGTGA
- a CDS encoding helix-turn-helix transcriptional regulator — MPIDDLTILGNVLRAARKEKNFTQQQLADESHISIKEIADIEKGRRNPSYLIMKTLAKVLHFSLDSLIRPELTPDEAGQNEMKLLYLNCPPEMRETLLSHTRGFAEELKEISKKLEKE, encoded by the coding sequence ATGCCGATTGATGATTTAACCATATTGGGGAATGTGCTTCGAGCTGCACGAAAAGAAAAAAATTTCACGCAGCAGCAACTGGCAGATGAATCGCATATTTCCATCAAAGAGATTGCCGATATTGAGAAAGGCAGAAGAAATCCCTCCTACCTGATTATGAAAACATTAGCGAAGGTTTTGCACTTTTCTCTCGACTCGCTTATCAGGCCGGAGCTGACACCAGATGAAGCTGGGCAAAATGAGATGAAGCTACTATATCTAAACTGTCCGCCAGAGATGCGGGAAACCTTATTGAGCCATACTCGTGGATTTGCGGAGGAACTAAAGGAAATTTCCAAGAAACTTGAAAAAGAATAG
- a CDS encoding DUF3849 domain-containing protein: protein MNTNDLNTALYEKMAAEQDNYRDWLKSQPPEEILHHTYEYTVREDIVMAMEQLELTDAQAQALLDSPSPLADVYRYFEKLETGYMDVIRDSIENRADDVCRAQEELRTAPLYPHSAAYASEHGEMAQYNRSYQANSACKEAIEQAISAHYAENRLDTEAAVKDVLEKFGTERVQFILANTIQHKNHDGRISQDNKAWAKTIPMPEDSGASRHCVYLVVDGVNPGLTDLFIRQARKTMQEQQKSSVLQKLRQEPPVRKPAAPKKREPER, encoded by the coding sequence ATGAATACCAACGATCTGAATACGGCTCTCTATGAAAAGATGGCCGCTGAACAGGACAACTACCGGGACTGGCTGAAAAGCCAGCCCCCGGAGGAAATCCTGCACCACACCTATGAGTACACGGTCCGGGAGGACATTGTGATGGCGATGGAGCAGCTGGAGCTGACCGACGCACAGGCCCAGGCGCTTTTGGATTCTCCCTCGCCGCTGGCGGATGTGTACCGTTACTTTGAAAAGCTGGAGACCGGCTACATGGATGTGATCCGGGACAGCATTGAAAACCGGGCGGATGATGTGTGCAGGGCGCAGGAAGAATTACGGACTGCCCCTCTCTACCCCCATTCTGCCGCCTATGCGTCCGAGCATGGAGAGATGGCACAATATAACCGTTCTTATCAGGCAAACAGCGCCTGCAAAGAAGCCATTGAACAGGCCATCAGCGCTCACTATGCAGAGAACCGGCTGGATACGGAGGCGGCGGTCAAAGATGTGCTGGAAAAGTTCGGGACGGAACGGGTACAGTTTATTCTTGCCAACACCATCCAGCACAAGAACCATGACGGGCGTATCTCTCAGGACAATAAAGCCTGGGCAAAAACCATTCCCATGCCGGAGGACAGCGGCGCTTCCCGCCACTGTGTCTATCTGGTTGTGGATGGGGTCAATCCCGGTCTGACCGATCTGTTTATCAGGCAGGCCAGAAAAACTATGCAGGAACAGCAGAAAAGCTCTGTCCTGCAAAAACTCAGACAGGAACCGCCTGTCCGCAAGCCTGCCGCCCCGAAGAAACGGGAGCCGGAGCGATGA
- a CDS encoding PDDEXK nuclease domain-containing protein: protein MENQLTPNNSMILEIRELLENARKNVAQQVNTQLLTTYWNIGRIIVEYEQQNQIRADYGKQTLRELSKELTREFGKGFSRSNLQNMRAFYLAYEKCQTVSGKLSWSHYCELLSITDENKRSFYEKESINSGWSVRELKRQIDSSLYERLLLSSGDVNKEKVLSLAQKGIEINQPADIIRDPYVFEFLGVPENKPILESDLEKALVVQIEKFLLELGRGFMFVGTQQRVTLNNTHYYVDMVFYNKILRAYVLIELKTKKLTPEAAGQLNMYLNYYAAEVNDPDDNPPIGIILCTEKDSIAAEYALGGLSNNIFASRYVLYMPDKEQLIAQVEAVLKNWHEKKDNCHD, encoded by the coding sequence ATGGAAAATCAATTAACGCCAAACAACTCCATGATTTTGGAAATCCGAGAGCTGCTGGAGAATGCCAGAAAAAATGTTGCACAACAGGTTAATACGCAGCTTTTGACAACCTACTGGAACATTGGCCGGATTATCGTGGAGTATGAACAGCAAAATCAGATTCGCGCAGATTATGGAAAACAAACCTTAAGGGAACTTTCCAAAGAGCTGACACGGGAATTTGGAAAAGGTTTTTCTCGTTCTAATTTGCAAAATATGCGGGCATTTTATCTTGCTTATGAAAAATGCCAGACAGTGTCTGGCAAATTGTCCTGGTCTCATTACTGTGAACTTTTGAGTATTACGGATGAGAACAAACGCAGCTTTTACGAGAAAGAATCTATCAATTCGGGCTGGTCAGTTCGGGAGCTGAAACGGCAGATTGACAGCTCGCTGTATGAACGGCTGCTACTTTCCAGCGGAGATGTGAATAAAGAAAAGGTCCTCTCTCTGGCGCAGAAAGGAATTGAAATCAATCAGCCAGCTGACATCATCCGTGATCCCTATGTGTTCGAGTTTTTGGGTGTGCCGGAGAACAAACCCATATTGGAAAGCGATTTGGAAAAAGCTCTTGTCGTACAGATTGAAAAGTTTCTTTTGGAACTTGGGCGAGGCTTCATGTTTGTTGGAACCCAGCAGCGCGTGACCCTGAACAATACCCACTACTATGTGGACATGGTATTTTACAACAAAATTCTCCGTGCTTATGTACTGATTGAACTGAAAACGAAAAAACTGACACCAGAGGCTGCCGGTCAGCTCAATATGTACTTAAACTACTATGCGGCAGAAGTCAACGACCCTGACGATAACCCGCCTATCGGTATTATCCTCTGTACGGAAAAAGACAGCATCGCGGCGGAATATGCCTTGGGCGGTCTGTCCAACAATATCTTCGCATCCCGGTATGTTCTCTATATGCCGGACAAAGAACAGCTGATTGCTCAGGTAGAGGCTGTCTTGAAAAACTGGCACGAAAAGAAAGATAACTGCCATGACTGA
- a CDS encoding plasmid mobilization protein: MSSQKRKRDVPVLFWVSADEMELIQQKMAQFGTKNLSAYLRKMAVDGYVVQLDLPELKELVSLLRRSSNNLNQLTRKVHETGRIYDADLEDISQRQEQLWDGVKEILTRLSKLS; the protein is encoded by the coding sequence ATGAGCAGCCAAAAGCGCAAGCGGGATGTGCCGGTTCTGTTTTGGGTATCCGCTGATGAAATGGAGTTGATTCAACAGAAAATGGCGCAGTTTGGGACAAAAAACCTGAGCGCCTATCTGCGGAAAATGGCTGTGGACGGCTATGTGGTGCAGCTGGATTTGCCGGAACTGAAGGAACTGGTATCCCTGCTGCGCCGGAGCAGCAACAACTTGAACCAGCTGACCCGCAAGGTGCATGAGACCGGGCGTATCTACGATGCCGATCTGGAGGATATATCCCAGCGGCAAGAACAGTTATGGGACGGCGTTAAGGAGATACTGACCCGGCTCTCCAAACTTTCGTAA